The Streptomyces sp. TLI_105 DNA segment CACGCGCAGATGGCTCCACGCCCCGTCGCCGGTGCCGTCGTGGCCGAACCAGGCCCCGTACCGCGACCATCCGGCGCCCCAGCCGTCCGCCAGCCCGTGGGCGCCCACGGCGAGCCCCTCCGTGACGTCCTCGCGCATCGCCCGCGCCGTCGCGGCGTCGAGCAGGCCGCCGCCCGGGCCGAGGCCCAGGTGCGCGGCGCCGAACACGGCGAGGTCGCGGGCGGAGACACGCAGGCCCGCGGCCGGGTCCTCCAGCGGCGGTACGGACTGCTCCCGGATCGGCCGGGGCGGGGCGTCCGGGCGTACGAGATGCCCCAGGGCGGTCGGCGCCGCGGCATCGTGCCCCAGCGGGCGCAGCAGCATCGTCCGCACGGCCTCCGCCCAGTCCAGGCCGGTGATCTCCTCGACCAGCCGGCCGGCGATCACGTACCCCGGATTGGAGTAGGAGAAGACCGTGCCCGGTTCGTGCACGACCGGCTCGGCCGCGTGGCGGGCGAGCCACCGGGCGCGGGTGGTCCCGACGGGCGGCTCGGCGGTGTTGGCCGCCAGGCCCGCGGTGTGGCTGAGCACCTGCCGCAGCGTGAACTCCGGGCCGGCGCGCAGCTCGCCCAGCTGCTCCGCCAGGGGTTCGTCCAGGTCCACGTCGCCGTCGGCGACCAGCAGGGCCGCGAGGGTCGCGGTGAACGGCTTGGTGAGCGATCCGAGCGGGAACGCCGTCTCCACCGTCACCGGCCTTCCCGAACCGGCCTCCTCCTCACCGGTCTCCGCGGTGCGCAGGAGGCCGTCGCGCCAGACCGCCACCTGGGCGCCGGGCACTCCGTGCAGGAGCGCGAGCTCCGCCAGCAGGTCGTTCACCGGTCGTCCTCCGCCCCGAGGGCCGGCTCGCAGAGGCGGGCGATGGACCGCAGCGCCGCCACGAGTTCGGAGCCGACCCGCTCGATCGTCGCGGGCTCGTGCAGGGCGACCGAGTAGTAGAGGTCGAAGCCGAGCCGGCCGTCCTCGACCGCGCCGACCACCTCCAGGGCCTGCACGACCCGCTCGCGGTCGTCCTGCTCCCGGCCGATCGGGGCGTGGAAGGCGTGGAACAACGAGCGGTCGACCGTGCGGGTGATCTCCTCGGTCTGGCTGTGGTAGTTGAACAACACCGCGGGAGGCGTGTGCTCCGCCGCCGGCGTGCCGGACCCGGCGAGGTGGCGCAGCGCCCCGTGACCGAGCCCGTTGCCGGGCACGGCGCGCAGGCAGCGGCGCACCGACCGTACGACGGCGGGCCAGTCGGCCTCGTCGTCCGTCCGCCCGGGCACCGTCAGCGCGACGGGGTACGAGCTGGTGAACCACCCGACGGTGCGGGACAGGTCGATGTCGTCGAAGATCTCCTCGCGGCCGTGGCCCTCCATCTCGATCACGAGCCGGTCGTCGCCGGACCAGCGGCACATCGTCCAGGCCAGCGCGGAGAGCAGCACGTCGCTGACCCGGGCCCGGAACCTGCCCGGCGCCACGCGCAGCAGCGCCTCCGTCTCGTCCTTCTCGAGGCGCAGCGGCATGATCCGCCGCGACGACACCACGTTCGGTCCGGAGCCGTCGGTCGGCAGCGGCGCCGCCTCGGGTACCGCGTCCCAGTACGCGGCCTGGTCCGCGAAGCCGCCGTCGGCCGCGTGCGCCGCGAGCCTCGTGGCCCACTGCCGGAACGAGGAGGTCTTGGCGCCGAGGTCGATCGCCTCGCCCCCGAGGGCCTGCCGGTAGGCGAGGTCCAGGTCGTGGTTGAGGATCCGCCACGACACCGCGTCGATCACGAGATGGTGCACGGTCAGGTGCAGGTGCGCCCGCCGGTCCGGGCCGAGGTCGAACAGGACCGCCCGCAGCAGTGGCCCGTCCGCCAGGTCGAAGCCCGTGTCGGCCGCCGCGGCGAGCCGGTTCATGACCGGGGGCAGCTCCTCGTCGGGCAGCCCCGAGAGGTCGTGGCGCTCGAACAGCTCGCCGGTCTCGGCCGCGGCGTTCCGCTGCGACCAGTGGCCCCGCTCGTCGCGGGTGTACCGCATCCGCAGCGCGTCGTGGTGCGCGACGACCGCCGCGAGGGCGGCCCGCAGCGCCGCCTCGTCGGTGTCCGCCGCCAGCTCGACGTGGATCGACTGGGCGAGGTGGTGCGGGGCGACCGTGTTGCGCGCGAAGAACTCGTACTGGATCGGGGTGAGCGGCACCTCGCCGGCCTCGGCCCGCTGGGTGGCGGCGACCCTGCGGTCCCGGCCGGCCGCGGCGACGAGCTGCTCGACGGTCG contains these protein-coding regions:
- a CDS encoding serine hydrolase, whose amino-acid sequence is MNDLLAELALLHGVPGAQVAVWRDGLLRTAETGEEEAGSGRPVTVETAFPLGSLTKPFTATLAALLVADGDVDLDEPLAEQLGELRAGPEFTLRQVLSHTAGLAANTAEPPVGTTRARWLARHAAEPVVHEPGTVFSYSNPGYVIAGRLVEEITGLDWAEAVRTMLLRPLGHDAAAPTALGHLVRPDAPPRPIREQSVPPLEDPAAGLRVSARDLAVFGAAHLGLGPGGGLLDAATARAMREDVTEGLAVGAHGLADGWGAGWSRYGAWFGHDGTGDGAWSHLRVDPSTRTVVALTANGSSGARLWESLLGRLRGTGLEVGDHPRDTGGAESVPAPQECAGHYANGDWSCRVEAEDGDLLLSVAGAAPVRLLVGEDLSFRTPSGGGPRAAMPYLGRFLRDPATGALDRVQITGRLCVRRK